AGCTACAAGCTGTCCAACATCAAGGCCTACAAGGGCGCCCTTTGCGCCATCGACAGCAACGGCTATCTGGTGGTGCTCGACCATGCTACGGCCAACCTCAAGTTCGCGGGCGTGGCCAACGAGACCGCCGATAACTCCGGCGGGTCAGCGGGCGACAAGTCGCTCAACCTGACGAAAACCGGATCGTTCGTTTTCAAGGCCGCGACGGGATTCTCGCCGAGTCAGGCGGACTTGGGCAAGGAGGTGTACGCGAACACCGATTGGGAGGTTCAGACCTCGACCGGAGGCCTCACGAACACCTATAAGGTCGGCACGATCGTCGGCATCGAGACCACCTCGACGGGAGCTTCCGGCGTCCGCGTGCGGATCGACAACTACACCCAGTAACTCGGGCCCCGGACGTCGTGAAGAGGCGTCCCCTGGCACGACCTACGCATTCAAATAGGAGGATTCTCTATGGCTCTTACCCCGAGCGACATTCCCGACCTGTTGCTACCCGGCTTGAAGGCCGAGTTCGCGCAGGCTTACAAGAACGAAGTGGACCACAGCCCCGCCGAGCGGATTGCGACCACGATCCAGACGACATTACCGATTCAGAAGTACGCCTGGCTAGGAACGGTCCCGCCGATGCGAGAGTTCGTCGACGAGCGACGCCCTTCGGGTCTCGCCGCCAACGCCGTGACCATCGAGGACAAGACGTTCGAGTCCACCATCGCCGTCGAGAGGAAGGCGATCGAGGACGATCAACTCGACCTGATCCGATTGCGCATCCGCGACATGGCGTTCCGCGTCTCCATGCACCGCCATCAGATGATCGTACAGGCGCTCTCCGACGGGTTCGCGCAGAACGGATACGACGGCGTGAGTTTCTTCAACACGGCTCACCCGGCGGGAACTGGCACACACCCAAACCGCACGACCAAGGCGCTCGACGAGGCGGCTTTGGCGGAGGCGATCTCGACGATGATGGTCGTCCCGGACGAACACGGCACACCCCTCGGGATCGCCCCGGACACGCTCTTGGTCGGGCCGAAACTGCAATGGACCGCGCTCGAGCTCGTCGAAAGCCCGGTGGTGGTGTACAAGGGCAACGACAGCGACACCGCTCCGTCGACTCCGTACTCGAACGCCTTTCAGGGCAGGCTCCGCGTCGTAGTCAGCCCGTTCCTGACCGGCACGAGCGACGACTACTGGTTCCTGCTGGACACTCAGCGCCCGATCCGGTCGGTGATTCTGCAGCAACGTAGCGACGTTCCGGTGGAGTTCGGCGCGCTCGACAACACAAGCGGCAGCGAGAGCGCGTTCATGCGGGATCGGTTCTACTACGGCGTCCGGGCTCGCTACAACGTAGGCTATGGGCTCTGGCAGACGGCTTACGGAGCGATCCTGTGAACTGGACCGAGATCGCTCTGATCGCTTCGCTCTTGGGGCTGGGCGGAGTCGCCGGGGCCTTGATCTCGACGGTTTCGAGCGCAGCTCGGGTGTTGGATTCGTACGAAAACCTCTCCTCGACTTTCCGAAACTATCTCTCGGAGAACCGGGACCCAGGAGTCGGTCCTCTCGCCGTCGCTCTGAACGAGTTCGAGAACGAGGTCTCTGCGTTCCGGCTGGCGCTGAACCGGCTCAAGAAGGTGCTTCGAATCCGATGAGCCCGAGCGCCGAACTGCTAGCGCTCGTTGGCA
The genomic region above belongs to Candidatus Nitrosymbiomonas proteolyticus and contains:
- a CDS encoding Mu-like prophage malor hesd subunit gpT, which codes for MALTPSDIPDLLLPGLKAEFAQAYKNEVDHSPAERIATTIQTTLPIQKYAWLGTVPPMREFVDERRPSGLAANAVTIEDKTFESTIAVERKAIEDDQLDLIRLRIRDMAFRVSMHRHQMIVQALSDGFAQNGYDGVSFFNTAHPAGTGTHPNRTTKALDEAALAEAISTMMVVPDEHGTPLGIAPDTLLVGPKLQWTALELVESPVVVYKGNDSDTAPSTPYSNAFQGRLRVVVSPFLTGTSDDYWFLLDTQRPIRSVILQQRSDVPVEFGALDNTSGSESAFMRDRFYYGVRARYNVGYGLWQTAYGAIL